The Streptomyces aurantiacus genome includes a region encoding these proteins:
- a CDS encoding MFS transporter encodes MKTLHEIRGFSPAIRLLLVNQLGVNIGFYLLIPYLATHLGEDLGMSAAVVGIVLGVRNLSQQGLFLIGGSAADRLGARGVIIAGCAVRTVGFALFALGDGLAVLLAASVLSGLAGALFNPAVRAYLSQEAGDRKAEAFALFNMFATTGALIGPLLGSVLLLVDFRASALTAAAIFAVLTVAQALMLPARTVPPSRSGVLADWREVVGNRRFLAFSLAMVGMFTLENQLYLLLPDGARRATGWEGAAGLVFLVGTLANLALQMRLTRALKERARQAISVGLALMGLAFLPPMLVSGSAPQAWHAAPVLVGVLLLYVGVMVAQPFVMELIPGFGRPELTGTYFGIFYMVSGVAAAVGNTVVGWAMDAGGRQDAAWLPWACCLAVGLASAAGITWLRRLGALPGRPAPVGASV; translated from the coding sequence GTGAAGACGCTGCATGAGATACGCGGCTTCTCGCCCGCGATCCGGCTCCTTCTGGTCAACCAGCTCGGCGTCAACATTGGCTTCTACCTGCTCATCCCCTATCTGGCCACGCATCTGGGCGAGGACCTGGGCATGTCGGCGGCCGTCGTCGGGATCGTGCTCGGCGTGCGCAACCTCAGCCAGCAGGGACTGTTCCTCATCGGCGGCTCGGCCGCGGACCGGCTCGGGGCGCGCGGCGTCATCATCGCCGGCTGCGCGGTGCGTACCGTCGGCTTCGCGTTGTTCGCGCTCGGCGACGGACTCGCGGTGCTGCTGGCCGCGTCCGTGCTGAGCGGGCTCGCCGGGGCGTTGTTCAACCCGGCCGTGCGGGCCTATCTCTCGCAGGAGGCGGGCGACCGCAAGGCAGAGGCGTTCGCGCTGTTCAACATGTTCGCGACCACCGGTGCGCTGATCGGTCCGCTGCTCGGCAGTGTGCTGCTGCTCGTCGACTTCCGTGCCTCCGCGCTGACCGCCGCCGCGATCTTCGCGGTGCTGACCGTGGCGCAGGCGCTGATGCTGCCCGCGCGTACGGTGCCGCCGAGCCGGAGCGGTGTCCTCGCGGACTGGCGCGAGGTGGTCGGCAACCGCAGGTTCCTGGCCTTCTCGCTGGCCATGGTCGGCATGTTCACCCTGGAGAACCAGCTGTACCTGCTGCTGCCCGACGGCGCCCGCCGGGCCACCGGCTGGGAGGGCGCGGCCGGACTCGTCTTCCTCGTGGGCACGCTCGCCAATCTCGCGCTGCAGATGCGGCTCACCCGGGCGCTCAAGGAGCGCGCCCGGCAGGCCATCAGTGTCGGACTCGCCCTGATGGGGCTCGCCTTCCTGCCGCCGATGCTGGTGTCGGGGTCAGCGCCACAGGCGTGGCACGCCGCACCCGTCCTCGTGGGTGTCCTGCTCCTGTACGTCGGCGTCATGGTCGCGCAGCCCTTCGTGATGGAGCTGATCCCCGGTTTCGGCAGGCCGGAGCTGACCGGCACGTACTTCGGGATCTTCTACATGGTGTCCGGGGTCGCCGCGGCCGTGGGCAACACGGTCGTGGGCTGGGCGATGGATGCCGGGGGCCGGCAGGACGCGGCCTGGCTGCCGTGGGCGTGCTGCCTGGCGGTCGGGCTGGCCTCGGCGGCCGGGATCACCTGGCTGCGCCGCCTCGGGGCCCTGCCCGGACGCCCCGCTCCCGTGGGGGCGAGCGTATGA
- a CDS encoding class I SAM-dependent DNA methyltransferase → MTSGNLLTDNPELYEARFPDPGRLAGRWAEDCLRRHGAGPRVLDLGCGTGRDAAHLHAAGRSVVAADLSEAMLTYARTRHPGPRYVRADLRDFTLGSFDAVVCLDSSLLYCHTNDDLDGFLSSCRRGLPPGGFLVAEMRNGAYFLGRDDLLNTPKANGFAWQGTSYRSTTTLYVDRTAQLLRRTRTWTADDGSAPVEQRSAWRLLLPQELRHFLTAHGFTVLALHDGPGPRTEPPWQEGDLPGTATDSDRLHVVARLDG, encoded by the coding sequence ATGACCAGCGGCAATCTCCTGACCGACAATCCGGAACTGTACGAGGCGCGCTTCCCCGATCCCGGCCGGCTGGCCGGACGGTGGGCCGAGGACTGTCTGCGCCGGCACGGGGCCGGGCCGAGGGTCCTCGATCTGGGGTGCGGCACCGGGCGGGACGCCGCGCACCTGCACGCGGCAGGACGGTCGGTCGTGGCCGCCGACCTCTCCGAGGCGATGCTGACGTACGCCCGGACCCGGCACCCCGGACCCCGATATGTGCGCGCCGATCTGCGGGACTTCACCCTCGGGAGCTTCGACGCGGTGGTGTGCCTGGACAGTTCGCTCCTGTACTGCCACACCAACGACGATCTCGACGGGTTCCTGTCCTCCTGCCGCCGCGGTCTGCCGCCCGGTGGGTTCCTGGTCGCCGAGATGCGCAACGGCGCCTACTTCCTCGGCCGCGACGACCTGCTCAACACGCCGAAAGCCAACGGCTTCGCCTGGCAGGGCACTTCGTACCGGTCGACGACCACCCTGTACGTCGACCGCACCGCGCAGCTCCTGCGCCGTACCCGTACCTGGACAGCCGACGACGGCTCGGCCCCCGTCGAACAGCGCTCCGCGTGGCGGCTGCTCCTCCCGCAGGAACTGCGCCACTTCCTGACCGCGCACGGCTTCACCGTGCTCGCGCTGCACGACGGTCCGGGGCCGCGCACCGAACCGCCCTGGCAGGAGGGCGACCTGCCGGGCACGGCGACCGACTCCGACCGGCTGCACGTGGTGGCTCGGCTCGACGGCTGA